One segment of Fibrobacter sp. UWR4 DNA contains the following:
- a CDS encoding fibrobacter succinogenes major paralogous domain-containing protein translates to MQRVYDICPFFTCSVIGFSLLVTSVWALPQTGTFKDNRDGKTYRTVVIGSKTWLAENLNYKTKSGSECYDGNEANCAKFGRLYTFEAARKACPAGWHLPENEEWTWFKTFIEDSDGKEAAWMSLKSRDKWDGSDRYGFDVVPGGKATDGFMDLGISAHFWSATEEDGDAFGWHLAPPGDFSRDFDISTNMYSVRCLKN, encoded by the coding sequence ATGCAACGAGTTTACGACATTTGTCCGTTTTTTACATGTTCCGTTATAGGTTTTTCCCTGCTTGTAACTTCCGTATGGGCGCTACCCCAGACGGGTACGTTTAAGGATAACCGAGACGGGAAGACGTATAGGACCGTAGTGATCGGTTCCAAGACCTGGCTTGCGGAGAATTTGAACTATAAAACCAAGAGTGGCAGTGAGTGCTACGACGGAAACGAGGCGAATTGCGCGAAATTTGGCCGTCTTTACACCTTTGAAGCCGCCCGAAAGGCCTGCCCTGCAGGCTGGCATCTTCCTGAGAATGAGGAATGGACCTGGTTCAAGACCTTTATTGAGGACAGTGATGGTAAGGAGGCCGCCTGGATGAGCCTGAAATCCCGTGACAAGTGGGACGGCTCCGATCGATACGGTTTTGACGTGGTTCCTGGAGGCAAGGCTACCGATGGATTTATGGATCTGGGGATTTCCGCCCATTTCTGGAGCGCAACGGAAGAGGACGGTGACGCCTTTGGCTGGCACCTTGCTCCTCCAGGGGATTTTTCCCGTGATTTTGACATTAGCACCAATATGTACTCGGTGCGTTGTCTAAAAAACTAG
- a CDS encoding sugar MFS transporter yields MVFLLIVIYVAFIGLGLPDTILGAAWPLMQKDLSAPLSAAGLLSIIVSVGTIISSLFTPGLVCRMGTGKLVVFSIACTAVAAAGYGISQTFWMMCLFAIPMGLGAGAIDVSLNNFAAIHLESKHVNWLHASWGVGACLGPAILSASVFLGTGWRGAYELNAVLLGGIVLLMIFSLPLWTRTEKRKTPDVAGSANRNKPEPEEISLRAALCVPGMKLSFWTFFFYSALEISTGLWCGTYLVARGFDPGVGALAVSMMFASVMIGRVVSGFFAIRFTDMRLVHAGIAIVIVGCFALILPLPLWFTPVCICLLGLGCAPVYPSLIHATPARFGEVLSGRAISIQMAGSYVGSVLMPPTFGFVASHFSVALWPVALAFFVGGLLACVCLLDFVTRKKLNNAFAAERIMDVLHQFSQLEAARKRMRKERRRAKWKAKQIQLQKARKKL; encoded by the coding sequence ATGGTTTTCCTTCTGATTGTCATCTACGTCGCCTTTATTGGTCTCGGGCTGCCCGATACCATTCTTGGTGCTGCCTGGCCGTTGATGCAGAAGGACCTGTCGGCCCCGTTATCTGCTGCGGGATTGTTATCCATTATTGTAAGTGTCGGAACCATCATTTCAAGCTTGTTTACTCCCGGATTGGTTTGCCGGATGGGGACGGGTAAGCTGGTGGTGTTCAGTATTGCCTGTACGGCGGTTGCGGCTGCCGGGTATGGAATTTCCCAGACATTCTGGATGATGTGCCTTTTCGCCATTCCGATGGGGTTAGGTGCTGGTGCCATCGATGTTTCCTTGAATAATTTTGCCGCCATTCATCTGGAATCCAAACATGTGAACTGGCTTCATGCTAGCTGGGGTGTGGGGGCTTGCCTTGGACCTGCCATTTTATCCGCTTCCGTATTTTTGGGGACGGGCTGGCGTGGCGCCTATGAATTGAATGCGGTCTTACTGGGCGGGATTGTTCTGCTAATGATTTTTTCCCTACCGCTTTGGACACGGACGGAAAAGCGGAAGACACCAGATGTTGCGGGTAGTGCGAATCGTAACAAGCCAGAACCGGAAGAAATTTCCCTTCGGGCAGCATTGTGCGTTCCAGGAATGAAGTTATCCTTTTGGACGTTCTTCTTCTACTCCGCACTGGAAATTTCTACAGGGCTTTGGTGCGGTACCTACCTGGTTGCCCGTGGTTTTGATCCTGGGGTAGGGGCCCTTGCTGTTTCCATGATGTTTGCAAGCGTCATGATTGGACGTGTTGTCAGTGGCTTCTTTGCCATCCGCTTTACGGATATGCGCCTAGTCCATGCGGGAATCGCCATCGTGATTGTGGGCTGCTTCGCCTTGATTTTGCCCTTGCCTCTATGGTTTACTCCCGTGTGCATTTGCCTGTTGGGGCTAGGTTGCGCTCCTGTCTATCCTTCCCTGATTCATGCTACTCCCGCTCGTTTTGGAGAGGTTCTTTCGGGACGGGCCATCAGTATCCAGATGGCGGGTTCCTATGTAGGTTCAGTCCTGATGCCTCCTACATTCGGATTTGTTGCGTCCCATTTCTCCGTAGCGCTTTGGCCGGTGGCTCTGGCTTTTTTTGTGGGAGGGCTTCTGGCCTGCGTCTGCCTGCTGGATTTTGTAACGCGAAAAAAATTGAATAACGCTTTTGCGGCTGAGCGCATTATGGATGTCTTGCACCAGTTTTCCCAGTTGGAGGCTGCCCGCAAGAGGATGCGTAAGGAACGCAGGCGGGCCAAATGGAAAGCCAAGCAGATTCAACTACAGAAAGCTCGTAAGAAACTCTAG